A portion of the Micromonospora tarapacensis genome contains these proteins:
- a CDS encoding NUDIX domain-containing protein has translation MTGVAYSHCSYCGSAYPVGAGWPRLCATCGQQVWRNPLPVAVAVQPVRTGTGLGVVVVRRDIEPARGLLALPGGFIEYGEQWRDALVRELREETGLLAEPAGAELVAVHSAPAGGTMMIFGELPVRPAEELPPSRPTAEATEWLVLTEPTELAFSTHTRVLADFFARRPG, from the coding sequence ATGACCGGCGTGGCGTACTCGCACTGTTCGTACTGCGGCTCGGCCTATCCGGTGGGGGCCGGCTGGCCCCGGCTCTGCGCGACCTGCGGCCAGCAGGTCTGGCGCAACCCGCTGCCCGTGGCCGTGGCCGTGCAGCCGGTACGGACCGGCACCGGCCTGGGCGTGGTCGTCGTCCGGCGGGACATCGAGCCCGCCCGGGGGCTGCTCGCGCTGCCCGGCGGCTTCATCGAGTACGGCGAACAGTGGCGCGACGCGCTGGTCCGTGAGCTGCGCGAGGAGACCGGGCTGCTCGCCGAACCCGCTGGCGCGGAACTGGTCGCGGTGCACAGCGCTCCGGCCGGCGGCACCATGATGATCTTCGGGGAGCTGCCGGTACGCCCGGCCGAGGAGCTTCCGCCGTCGAGGCCGACGGCGGAAGCCACCGAATGGCTGGTGTTGACCGAGCCGACCGAGCTGGCGTTCTCCACCCACACCCGGGTACTCGCCGACTTCTTCGCCCGCCGGCCGGGCTGA
- the glpK gene encoding glycerol kinase GlpK, with protein MADFVGAVDQGTTSTRFMIFDHGGNEVGRHQLEHQQLLPRAGWVEHNPLEIWERTRTVVRTALNTHSLAASDLAALGITNQRETTVVWNRRTGRPYYNAIVWQDTRTDRIASALDRDGRGDVIRRKAGLPPATYFSGGKIQWILEHVDGVRADADRGEAVFGTTDTWLLWHLTGGTDGGTHVTDPTNASRTMLMNLETLDWDDELLSFFGIPRAMLPRIVASSDPQAYGATLPNGPFAGPVRITGDLGDQQAATVGQVCFAPGEAKNTYGTGNFMLLNTGPDIVRSQSGLLTTVCYQFANQPPTYALEGSIAVTGSAVQWLRDQLKIINSAAQSEDLARQVTDNGGVYFVPAFSGLFAPYWRSDARGAIVGLSRYNTDAHLARATLEAICYQSRDVAEAMAQDSGVRLECLKVDGGVTANDLCMQLQADILGVPVSRPVVAETTALGAAYAAGLAVGFWRDTDELRANWNESRRWQPSWSSERRAAGYAGWQKAVRRTLDWVDVD; from the coding sequence ATGGCTGACTTCGTCGGCGCCGTGGACCAGGGCACCACCAGTACCCGATTCATGATCTTCGACCACGGTGGTAACGAGGTGGGTCGCCACCAGCTCGAGCACCAGCAGCTCCTGCCGCGCGCCGGCTGGGTGGAGCACAACCCGCTGGAGATCTGGGAACGGACCCGGACCGTGGTGCGTACGGCCCTGAACACGCACAGCCTGGCCGCGTCCGACCTGGCGGCCCTCGGCATCACCAACCAGCGCGAGACCACCGTGGTGTGGAACCGGCGGACCGGCCGGCCGTACTACAACGCCATCGTCTGGCAGGACACCCGGACCGACCGCATCGCCTCGGCGCTGGATCGCGACGGTCGGGGCGACGTCATCCGGCGCAAGGCGGGCCTGCCGCCGGCCACCTACTTCTCCGGCGGCAAGATCCAGTGGATCCTGGAGCACGTCGACGGGGTGCGGGCGGATGCCGACCGCGGCGAGGCGGTCTTCGGCACCACGGACACCTGGCTGCTGTGGCATCTCACCGGTGGCACCGACGGCGGGACGCACGTCACGGACCCGACCAACGCCAGCCGGACGATGTTGATGAACCTGGAGACGCTGGACTGGGACGACGAGTTGCTGTCGTTCTTCGGGATTCCCCGTGCCATGCTGCCCCGGATCGTCGCCTCGTCCGACCCGCAGGCGTACGGCGCGACCCTGCCGAACGGTCCGTTCGCCGGTCCGGTCCGGATCACCGGGGACCTCGGCGACCAGCAGGCCGCCACCGTGGGGCAGGTCTGCTTCGCGCCCGGCGAGGCCAAGAACACCTACGGCACGGGCAACTTCATGCTGCTCAACACCGGCCCGGACATCGTCCGGTCGCAGTCCGGTCTGCTCACCACGGTCTGCTACCAATTCGCCAACCAGCCACCGACGTACGCCCTCGAAGGCTCGATCGCCGTCACCGGTTCGGCGGTGCAGTGGCTGCGCGACCAGCTGAAGATCATCAACAGTGCGGCGCAGAGCGAGGACCTGGCCCGCCAGGTCACCGACAACGGCGGTGTCTACTTCGTACCCGCCTTCTCCGGCCTCTTCGCCCCGTACTGGCGCTCCGACGCCCGGGGCGCCATCGTCGGCCTGTCCCGCTACAACACCGACGCGCATCTCGCCCGCGCCACCCTGGAGGCGATCTGCTACCAGAGCCGTGACGTCGCCGAGGCCATGGCACAGGACTCCGGCGTACGCCTGGAGTGCCTCAAGGTCGACGGTGGCGTCACCGCCAACGACCTGTGCATGCAGTTGCAGGCGGACATCCTCGGCGTGCCGGTCAGCCGGCCGGTGGTCGCGGAGACCACCGCCCTCGGCGCGGCGTACGCCGCGGGGCTGGCCGTCGGCTTCTGGCGGGACACCGACGAGCTGCGGGCGAACTGGAACGAGAGCCGGCGCTGGCAGCCGTCCTGGTCGTCGGAGCGGCGCGCGGCCGGCTACGCCGGCTGGCAGAAGGCGGTGCGGCGCACGCTCGACTGGGTGGACGTGGACTGA
- a CDS encoding SCP2 sterol-binding domain-containing protein codes for MSAAVRDFFDGLASGGGRMLRQVSGTVRFDLRYPERVDHWLVRIDRGRIAVSQSGADDADTVIHTDEALFLRMAHGEVKPLPAWLRNDFTADGEFRFVVMLERLFAPPPAARHPRDMARRPSPAADRESR; via the coding sequence ATGTCGGCGGCGGTGCGGGACTTCTTCGACGGTCTCGCCAGCGGTGGCGGCCGGATGCTGCGCCAGGTCTCCGGCACCGTCCGCTTCGACCTGCGCTACCCCGAGCGCGTCGACCACTGGTTGGTCCGCATCGACCGGGGACGGATCGCGGTGTCCCAGAGCGGCGCGGACGACGCCGACACCGTGATCCACACCGACGAGGCGCTTTTCCTGCGGATGGCCCACGGCGAGGTCAAGCCACTGCCGGCGTGGCTGCGCAACGACTTCACCGCCGACGGCGAGTTCCGTTTCGTGGTCATGCTGGAGCGCCTGTTCGCCCCGCCGCCCGCCGCGCGCCACCCCCGGGACATGGCCCGACGCCCGAGCCCGGCGGCAGATCGGGAGTCACGGTGA
- a CDS encoding TraR/DksA family transcriptional regulator, which translates to MSTGTYDKQWLTELEATLTEEFEAQSARLTQLTADTGDPTEAHTNAAMIAAARQSLEQISGALRRLTAGRYGNCERCGTAIPRERLEILPHARFCVPCQEKQNR; encoded by the coding sequence ATGAGTACCGGCACCTACGACAAGCAGTGGCTCACCGAACTCGAGGCCACCCTGACCGAAGAGTTCGAGGCCCAGAGCGCCCGGCTGACCCAACTGACGGCGGACACCGGGGATCCGACGGAGGCGCACACCAACGCCGCGATGATCGCCGCCGCCCGCCAGAGCCTGGAGCAGATCTCCGGGGCGCTGCGGCGCCTCACCGCCGGCCGCTACGGCAACTGCGAGCGGTGTGGCACGGCGATCCCGCGCGAACGTCTGGAGATCCTGCCGCACGCCCGGTTCTGCGTGCCCTGCCAGGAGAAGCAGAACCGCTGA
- a CDS encoding ATP-binding protein, whose translation MSNLGRPDARGPGGPSPGGGEVTSLLSQSFTAQTVTALRHLLAARIAAAGLTGDVAEDLVLAVHELVTNAVLHGGGHGRLDLFRQADLLICEVTDSGHQPGGDLAVNLPATNTPGGRGLWLAHHLTGALTLARRPDGMTATVTARLIT comes from the coding sequence ATGAGCAACCTTGGCCGGCCGGACGCCAGGGGCCCCGGCGGCCCGTCTCCCGGCGGCGGCGAGGTGACCTCCCTGCTGTCCCAGTCGTTCACCGCCCAGACGGTGACCGCGCTACGGCACCTGCTGGCTGCCCGGATCGCCGCGGCGGGTCTGACCGGCGACGTCGCCGAGGATCTCGTCCTGGCCGTGCACGAGTTGGTGACCAACGCCGTGCTGCACGGTGGCGGCCACGGCCGGCTCGACCTGTTCCGGCAGGCCGACCTGCTCATCTGCGAGGTCACCGACAGCGGCCACCAGCCGGGCGGCGACCTGGCGGTGAACCTGCCGGCGACGAACACGCCGGGCGGGCGGGGGCTCTGGTTGGCCCATCACCTGACCGGAGCGTTGACGCTCGCCCGCCGGCCCGACGGCATGACGGCGACCGTCACCGCCCGTCTGATCACCTGA
- a CDS encoding amylo-alpha-1,6-glucosidase has protein sequence MKKLVRILDGNVFALSEDNGDMVFGAANPSGFFAFDTRFLSTWQLVLDGEQLHPLAVHEPSCNEIRFFLVPGHPTHYVDAKVSVIRDRWISGNAFTERLTLLNHTNEPVDHVLRVDVDSDFAPVFDVVWPHGSAPRGYREVTENGLRLGYRRDRFHRVADVSTSEPAELDKRGLTFRIRVDRQGKWNTILQVKSLVLRPDGQDIRDRLRHPQGQIEGQPRHDLSRWLAEAPRLHADWEPLTMTYQRGLVDLAGLRFSPLALPHETTFAAGLPWSATIIGRDNILTCFQTLPFVPRLAATTLRLLALDQGTVLDDFRDEEPGKILNEFRYGEMAAFEQRPQSPYFGGADVTPLFVVLLDEYERWTGDGALIRDLEDAGRAALNWIDEYGDLRGDGYLWYQPRNEQSGADNHCWKDTPEAICYRDGRLPGLPRATCELQGYAYDAKRRGARLARQFWGDPAYADRLEREAAELKERFNRDFWIDGSEYYALALGPDGDQVDALASNMGHLLWSGIVDGARAGAVAGHLLGPRLFSGWGVRTLATGQVRYNPLGYHLGTVWPFDNSLIALGLSRYGFLQEAGMIAEAVVEAAQHFAGRMPETFAGYERDLTRYPVPFPAANSPQASATGATFLLLRTLLGLEPYGEHLVVHPAIPPRFGRIELLDIPGRWGRKDAIGSARTSGI, from the coding sequence GTGAAGAAGCTGGTCCGCATCCTCGACGGCAACGTCTTCGCGCTCAGCGAGGACAACGGGGACATGGTCTTCGGCGCCGCCAACCCGAGCGGCTTCTTCGCCTTCGACACCCGCTTCCTGTCCACCTGGCAGCTCGTCCTCGACGGCGAACAGCTGCACCCACTGGCCGTGCACGAGCCGAGCTGCAACGAGATCCGCTTCTTCCTGGTCCCCGGACATCCGACCCACTACGTGGACGCGAAGGTCTCGGTCATCCGCGACCGGTGGATCTCCGGCAACGCCTTCACCGAACGCCTCACCCTGCTCAACCACACCAACGAACCCGTCGACCACGTGCTGCGGGTCGACGTCGACAGCGACTTCGCCCCGGTCTTCGACGTCGTCTGGCCGCACGGGTCGGCGCCCCGCGGCTACCGCGAGGTGACGGAAAACGGCCTGCGTCTGGGATACCGGCGAGACAGGTTCCACCGGGTCGCCGACGTCTCGACCAGCGAGCCGGCCGAACTCGACAAACGCGGGTTGACGTTCCGGATCCGGGTCGACCGGCAAGGCAAATGGAACACGATCCTCCAGGTCAAGAGCCTGGTGCTGCGCCCGGACGGACAGGACATCCGGGACCGGCTGCGTCACCCGCAGGGCCAGATCGAGGGCCAACCGCGCCACGACCTGAGCCGGTGGCTCGCCGAGGCACCCCGGTTGCACGCCGACTGGGAGCCGTTGACCATGACGTACCAGCGGGGCCTGGTCGACCTGGCCGGCCTGCGCTTCTCCCCGTTGGCCCTGCCGCACGAGACCACGTTCGCGGCCGGGTTGCCCTGGTCGGCCACCATCATCGGCCGGGACAACATCCTCACCTGCTTCCAGACGCTGCCCTTCGTCCCCCGGCTGGCGGCCACCACGCTGCGCCTGCTCGCCCTCGACCAGGGCACGGTGCTCGACGACTTCCGGGACGAGGAACCCGGGAAGATACTCAACGAGTTCCGGTACGGGGAGATGGCCGCCTTCGAGCAGCGACCCCAGTCACCGTACTTCGGCGGGGCGGACGTCACACCGCTGTTCGTGGTGCTGCTGGACGAGTACGAGCGGTGGACCGGTGACGGCGCCCTGATCCGGGACCTGGAGGACGCCGGCCGCGCGGCGTTGAACTGGATCGACGAGTACGGCGACCTGCGCGGCGACGGCTACCTCTGGTACCAGCCGCGCAACGAGCAGAGCGGGGCCGACAACCACTGCTGGAAGGACACCCCGGAGGCCATCTGTTACCGCGACGGCCGCCTGCCCGGGCTGCCGCGCGCCACCTGCGAGTTGCAGGGCTACGCGTACGACGCGAAGCGACGCGGCGCCCGGCTGGCCCGCCAGTTCTGGGGCGACCCGGCGTACGCCGACCGCCTGGAACGGGAGGCGGCGGAACTCAAGGAACGGTTCAACCGGGACTTCTGGATCGACGGCAGCGAGTACTACGCGCTGGCACTCGGCCCCGACGGCGACCAGGTGGACGCGCTCGCGTCGAACATGGGCCACCTGTTGTGGAGCGGCATCGTCGACGGGGCACGGGCCGGCGCGGTCGCCGGTCACCTGCTCGGGCCGCGGCTCTTCTCCGGCTGGGGGGTGCGGACGCTCGCCACCGGACAGGTCCGCTACAACCCGCTCGGTTATCACCTGGGCACCGTCTGGCCGTTCGACAACTCGCTGATCGCCCTCGGGCTGAGCCGGTACGGCTTCCTCCAGGAGGCGGGGATGATCGCCGAGGCCGTGGTGGAGGCGGCCCAGCACTTCGCCGGGCGGATGCCGGAGACCTTCGCCGGCTACGAACGGGACCTGACCCGCTACCCGGTGCCGTTTCCGGCGGCGAACAGCCCGCAGGCCTCCGCGACCGGGGCCACCTTCCTGCTGCTGCGCACCCTGCTCGGCCTGGAGCCCTACGGCGAGCACCTGGTGGTGCACCCGGCCATCCCACCGCGCTTCGGCCGGATCGAGTTGCTCGACATCCCGGGACGGTGGGGCCGCAAGGACGCCATCGGCAGCGCCCGCACCTCCGGCATTTGA
- a CDS encoding SDR family oxidoreductase → MRYDLRGRTILITGAARGIGAELARAAAARGARVALVGLEPGLLRQLAAELDGHWYECDVTDQAGLDDAVASTMQRYGGIDVVVANAGIANLGTVAVGPVDALVRTIEVNLSGVVRTVGAALPHVLAARGHVLIVSSAAAFAAMPGMAAYCASKAGVEQFGNVLRLENRRRGLTVGTAHPIWIDTDLVRDIRDDLASFRDAQRRLPWPLNTVVGVERCAEALLRGIERRRRKVYVPRSIALVQALRPVVLSGFADLLVDRFGGADLADQMDEEVRRLGRSFGRTSVEGGS, encoded by the coding sequence ATGCGGTATGACCTTCGCGGCCGGACCATCCTGATCACCGGCGCCGCCCGCGGCATCGGCGCCGAACTGGCCCGCGCCGCCGCCGCCCGGGGCGCCCGGGTCGCCCTGGTCGGGCTGGAACCCGGGCTGCTGCGGCAGCTCGCCGCGGAGTTGGACGGGCACTGGTACGAGTGCGACGTGACCGACCAGGCCGGGCTGGACGACGCCGTCGCCTCCACCATGCAGCGCTACGGCGGCATCGACGTGGTGGTCGCCAACGCCGGCATCGCCAACCTCGGCACCGTCGCGGTCGGGCCGGTCGACGCACTCGTACGCACCATCGAGGTGAACCTGAGCGGCGTGGTCCGCACGGTCGGCGCGGCGTTGCCGCACGTCCTGGCCGCCCGGGGGCACGTGCTGATCGTCTCGTCGGCCGCCGCCTTCGCCGCCATGCCGGGCATGGCCGCGTACTGCGCGTCCAAGGCGGGCGTCGAACAGTTCGGCAATGTGCTGCGGCTGGAGAACCGCCGCCGCGGGCTCACGGTCGGCACCGCCCACCCGATCTGGATCGACACCGACCTGGTCCGGGACATCCGCGACGACCTCGCGTCGTTCCGGGACGCACAGCGCAGGCTCCCCTGGCCGCTGAACACGGTGGTGGGTGTCGAGCGGTGCGCCGAGGCGTTGCTGCGCGGCATCGAGCGCCGCCGGCGCAAGGTGTACGTGCCCCGCTCGATCGCGCTCGTCCAGGCGTTGCGGCCGGTGGTGCTCAGCGGCTTCGCCGACCTGCTCGTCGACCGGTTCGGGGGCGCCGACCTGGCTGATCAGATGGACGAGGAGGTGCGTCGCCTGGGGCGTTCCTTCGGCCGGACCTCGGTCGAGGGCGGCTCCTGA